The Blautia pseudococcoides genome segment GGTGCCTTAATATCCTCTTCCGGAATCGGGGTGGTTTCATATTTATCTTTTTCAGGTTCTGTTTCTGAAGGAACTGTTTCTTCGGTATCTGGTGCCTGAGACTCCTCTGGAACTGTTTCTGTCTCCGATTCCATCTGGGTATTCCCGTCGCTTACTGCAGTATCTTTTGATTCTTCTGTTACATTGCTACCATTATCTTCCGCTTCTGCGGTTTCAGCCTCAGTCTGGGGATCGCTGCTACTGACATCCTTCTGAGGGTCGCTGCCGCTTTCCGCTGCAAGCATGAGAAGCTCCGCTACCTGTACACCAAAAGCAGATGAATTCTCAGTGTTCTCAGTATCCTTCGCAGTTTCCGTTTCCTTAACGGTCTCAATATCCTCCTGCTCCTTGTCAATATGCTTAATCAGACGGATGCGACCCATGATGACCTGCTCGGTAACATTTATAGGAATTTGATTCAGCTCTATCTCAAAATTACCAGGGTCTGCAGGGATAGTGTAAACGGACTCGTCTAAAAGATAGCCTTCCGAAGAACTGATTTCTTTCAGCGTCCAATCGGAATCACAGATAAAATAGTCACTGATAAAGGAACCTTCGGCATCCGTTGTATATGAAGCAACCAATGTATCACCCTGATACAAACCATACACTGCTCCTGCCAGGCTTGCATCACCCTGAGCATAGCCTGTTACGCGATCCTTTTTATTCACTTCCACACGGAACTTCTTCAGGATGTTTTCAAAACTGCACTTTGTTACTTTATTCCATTCTATCTGCGCCATCTGGTTTGCAGGAATCACGTATCGCACTGCCGTGTCAGTTTCTTCCAGTGTATAGGGCTCTGTACCACTGATCAGTACATTTTCAAACCTAGCTACACCAGATGAATCTGTGACTGCATACTCATCTACGGCAAGCCCTGCAAGGGAAGTACCCGATAACCGGAAGGTAACTCCCTCTACGAGACCATCTTCAGACGTTTTTGTCACTTCCAGCTTTCCCCGTTTCAGTTTATTGTCGAACGTTACCGCCGTCGTCTTTCCTCCGACAATAGTAATCGTTTGACTCTTTTGAGGCTCATACCGATCATAACCAGCCTCAGTTACCGTATAAGTGCCTGGGAACATGCCCTCGACAGTAATGGTACCATCTTCCTGTGTTGTCACGGTCTTATTATAATTATTTCCGGTAATTGTAAACTGGATGCCGCCCACGACTCCGTCTTCCGAGGTCTTTTTCAGGCTCATCGTTCCGACAGGTGTCTCCACATTCAGGTAGGCATTAACTGGATTGGCCTTCTCCACACCGGTCACAACATCCTGAAGAGCATCGTCTCCATAAGCAATCAATTTTGCACTTTCACTTACTGCCGGTATATTATTTCTGGTTGCCGAAATGCGGACGCTGCCCTCAAATGCCTGCACCGAGGTAATCTCCAGCCGATTCCCCGACTTGGTTACTTTTACGGAAGAATTAGACGAAGAAAAGCTGTAATCACTTAACACGCCGTTGCTATCCGTTAAAGTCAGCGTATATTTCCCATTGGAATATTTTAATTCCTTTGTGGCTCCGTTTGTTGAACCGGACATAAAGCTTGGAATCGTGTTATGTTTCGTCAGCAGGGATACAATCTGATCATAAGCTGCCCTTGCACCACTATTGGGATAATTGGAGCCGAAATGGAGGTTGTACACCGTGGAGCTGGTCTGTTTGTATGAACCTGTGGCTTCACGGCATCCCGTAACGAACTCCCATACCAACGTCTGTGTAGCAAGCCATTTCTCATCATCACTACCGGAAAGATTGCCCCTGTTTCCCTGGTACCCATACAGGAGCGCCATTCCGACTGCTTTTTGTTGGGCATTGGAAAGGGCATCCCATGTTTTTGACGATGCTTCTTTCAGGTTGTCCCCTGTATGCAATGGAACACCGGGCTGGATACAAAAGCCGGTATCACCGTCCACAAACATCCTGTATTTGTACTTTCCCTGGCCTCCGGCAGTATAACCATTGATGACAGCGCTGGAATTGTAATGCATTGCATTGCCATTAGAATCATAAGTATAGGAGAATGTAATCACCGCCGCATCACCTGTTGCAGCAAATACATTCTGGATCGGTATCACAGAAAAAGCTGTGACTATGGCAAGCAGCATGGCTGCCGCCTTTCTAAACATTCTTTTAAGTTTCATACGTTTCCTCCTGATTTTAATAATTAATTCGTAGCATGACAGAATAAAAACCCCGGAAATTAAACCGGGGTTCCTGCCTCTATACTGATTATGCTGTTAATTTTACATATCCACGGTCCGCCTCATCAACGCACCGGTCAAGTATTTCAAAAAAACGCGGCGCATCCAGTTCTGCATCAAGCCACTGAGTTGCACGGTAAGAATAGCAGCCGACCTCATCATTGATGGCATGGCTGCCGAGAATACTGTGCAGATTCAGTTCGTTTGTCATCTGTCTCTGTCTGGCGGTGCTCGGCTTTTCAAGTGCCTTGGCCAGGCAGAATACCAAAAGTGGATGAAGCTCGGAAAACGAAATCTGCAGATAATAATCCCGGTATCCTGCCATCAGGGATATTTCGTCCTGACTTTCGATTTCCAGTTCAGACAGGATCATCTTTCGTGTATGCTCGGCAATCTCTTTGCGCTTCCTCTGCTCAGACTGGCTGAGATCACAATGGTTCATGGATTTCCTCCTTTCTCTCAGATTGAGTTTCATATATTATCTGGGGGCAGCGATATGTGTGATGGCGCCCCAAATCCTGTTGGAGTCATGGTTGATTCCCAAAATTCTGACGGTCACTCTCGAACCTCTGGGCGGACGGCCACGCTTGGGATAACTGCACAAACAGTCGATACCGCCATCCAATGCCACAAACACACCGTTGGTATCCACCATACTGACTGTACCCACATAGCGGTTGCCGACGGAATATCTGCGCAGTGCTTTCTCATACGGGTTTTCCCCAGACTGCTTGACCGAGGCTGTTGCCTTGACATGGTTCCGATCACTGCGGTCCACCTCAAGCACTTTTACCAGGATACGTTGCCCGGGCTGGAAATGCGCTGCTGCGTCCATCCATCTCTGGTAACTGAGTTCCCTGAGTGGAATGTAAATCTCCAGCCCGAAGATATCCACGAAAATGCCAGCACGAATCACTGATACGATTCTGGCTTCTGCACACACACCTGAGTAAAGCAGATTGTTCCCATCCCTGTCTGTACCCAGATAATACTGCTTGCGTTTTGCCTTCATCGCCTCCAGACGACTCGCTGCCGCAATGCCGGATGACGGATCAATTCCTCTGACGATATAATCCACCTCCGCACCCAGACGCTTAGTAAGCATGTAATGCAGCACGTCCTCCGGAAGCCTGCCACGATAATCCGCTGGCGGTTCTACCGCTTCCTCTGCAGGAATGATGACTTTGAACTCACCGTGGTAAATGACTGCGAAAGAACGGGATGGGTTGTCCTCGGGACGCTCTACGCCCTGAATGGTTCCAGTCAGAATGCGCCCGGTTTTCTGGGATTCCAGCAGATCCAGCAAATCATTTTTGGCTTTTTCAGCATCCGTCTCGACGCTGAGCTGGTCATCAATGGCCAGCACCGGTGTTGTCGGTCTGACAGATACACGCCTTTTTCTTGGCTTAGGCGCCTCCTCGACGCCGTCGGCGATATTTTTTCCCTCGGGATTTGCTTCTGTGTCAGACTGAGATGTATTTTCCTTAGTCTTCTTACGCCCGCGGGGCTTTTTCACCTTTTCCGGCTCAGTCTGAGAAACATCCCCTTGAGAGGGCTCTTCGCCTAACGCGTTTTCTGAAGAGATATCATCTCTGGGAGAATCTGCATCGGTCTGGGAAGATATTTTCTCTTCCGGCTCCGAAGGCGGCTTCCCATCAGCCATTTCCATATCAGTCTGAGGGAGAATTTCACCTTCAGAATCTGCATCTCTGAATTCCTCTGAAGAGACTCTCTCCAGGGAATCCTCTGTATCAGTCTGGGA includes the following:
- a CDS encoding S1 RNA-binding domain-containing protein; translated protein: MATKKQEKLSGEEILQETTPQTDGNPELEELSQPEDDSPDPELSQTDTEDSLERVSSEEFRDADSEGEILPQTDMEMADGKPPSEPEEKISSQTDADSPRDDISSENALGEEPSQGDVSQTEPEKVKKPRGRKKTKENTSQSDTEANPEGKNIADGVEEAPKPRKRRVSVRPTTPVLAIDDQLSVETDAEKAKNDLLDLLESQKTGRILTGTIQGVERPEDNPSRSFAVIYHGEFKVIIPAEEAVEPPADYRGRLPEDVLHYMLTKRLGAEVDYIVRGIDPSSGIAAASRLEAMKAKRKQYYLGTDRDGNNLLYSGVCAEARIVSVIRAGIFVDIFGLEIYIPLRELSYQRWMDAAAHFQPGQRILVKVLEVDRSDRNHVKATASVKQSGENPYEKALRRYSVGNRYVGTVSMVDTNGVFVALDGGIDCLCSYPKRGRPPRGSRVTVRILGINHDSNRIWGAITHIAAPR